The nucleotide sequence GACGAATCGCGACTTTTGTTCATTGGAACTCAAGAGGGTAACCGTCAGGAGCTATGGGAGATGAAGGCAAGTGATGGGTCAGTCACAAAGAAGGGTATTCCAAACCTTTGGTTGAGGGACTTCCTAACATTGTCACCCGACAGACGTACGGTGGTTGTTTGCGGCGTCTCCGATAACGGCAAGGAAACCAAATGGAATCTGTGGAAGTATTCATTGGAAACTGCTGCCCTCGTCAGGTTGACAAGCGGCACGGAAGACGTGGAGCCAAACTGGAGACGATGATGGGCACAACCAGTCATCAAGTAGATCGCTAAAGCGCCTGCATAATTTTTTTGGTTAGATGAAAAAATAAGAAACGGAGAGGATCATATGAAAATAATAAAACTTATTTTTTTGGGCATTATCTTTTTAACTATCTTTTCTGGTTGCCACCACACTGGTAGATATCAATTGATTCATGTACAAAACAAGGATACATATCAATTGTTCAAAATGGATAAAAAAACGGGAGAAGTGTGGGCATTAGATGGGAAAAATTGGACAAAGATTGAACATAATAAATAATTGAGATTATTAACAGGGACACATCCGAATGGCACTAGGTTAAGCACTTTTAGCAGTAAAAAACACAGTAAAATTGAGGGTAAAATGGTATAATCGGGCATGAAAAATTATACTCTTTTATTCCTCAATTTCCATCTACATAACCCTCCTAAAAAGCCTCGTTCAGCCAGCAGATATTACCTGAAAAGGTGAAACAACAAAAACAGAAATCGATCAGTCAGCCTGGTGCATGTCTCGGTGAATTCATTAGGTAAAATATCATGCTGAAAGCGCTTAACTTAGCGCCATTCAAAACTGTCCCCCTTTTACCCCCTTTCTGCCTTTTCATACTCTTTTTTTTGATGAAATTATTATTTTGTGCAGCCTGTGGGCTTCCGGATGGGTGGTCCTCGCCCCATTGGGGACACAAGTATTCCAGTATATAAATAATGAACAAAGCTCGCTTCCAGCGAGGACACATTCCTTAAGTAGTCCGCAAACACAGGATTTACCGGGTATTACCAGAAACATTTCTTAGCTGTGGCATATGCCGGTATTATAATTTTCTCCCAAGTTGCCCGTCTTTGAAAAACTGCCTTAAGCAGCTTCAAAAAAATTACAAAGATCGCAACCTTTTATCAAGTTGAAGCGTTTAAAGACTATCAAAAAAATAACCAGGAGGACAAGATGGGGTTTGTAAAAAAAGGAAGAAATTTTCAGGTAAAATGGCACAAAGATAGTAACTTGGCCGTAAAAATTGCGGCTACACTGCTCTTTACATTTGGAATGTCAATGCCTGTATATTCGGCAACACCGGTTATAAGCTCGGTTACGCCGGACAGAGGTTTTAACAATATTTCAACGCCCGTTACGATAGATGGGAGTAACTTTGAACCAGGGGCTCGTGTGAGCCTTTTGAGTGGCGGTCCTTATCCCTTGGGTTCTTATACAGAAAGCTCTGCGTTGAAAGTTCATGTCTCCGGCACATACGCCTATGTGGCAGGTGGCAGTGCGGCAACACTTGATATTCTTGATGTGAGCAATCCGGAAAATCCACTTTGGGTTGCTTCATATACTACACCGGGGTATACATGGGATGTTTACGTCTCCGGCAGTTATGCCTATGTGACATACGATGAAGGTCTTGATATCATTGATGTAAGTAATCCTGCAAACCCGCTTTGGGTCGCTTCCCATGATATACAGGCATTAGCTCATGGAATACATATTTCCGGCAGTTACGCCTATGTGGTTTATGGCTCAGGTCTTGATATCATTGATGTGAGCAATCCTGCAAGTCCGGTTTTGACAGGCTCCCAGACTACGTCGGGGTATTCATGGGATGTCTACGTAACCGGAAATTATGCCTATGTGGCGGAACCAGGTTTCGGCCTTGAGATAATTGACGTAAACAATCCTGCAAGTCCGGTTTTGACCGGCTCTCTTTATACACCGGGCAATTCTTATGGGGTACACGTTGCCGGTAGTTATACCTATTTAGCGGATGGTGAGAATGGTCTTCAAATTATTGATGTAAGCAATCCGGGAAATCCGGTTTTGACCGGCTCCCATAATACACCGGGGTATGCATGGGATGTGTACGTCTCCGGTATTTATGCTTATGTGGCGGATGATGTGAGAGGTCTTCAGATTTTTGACGTAAGCAATCCCGCAAGTCCGGTTTTGGCAAGCTCCTACAATACACCCAGTAGCGCCTTCGGTGTCCAGACCTTAGGTAGCATCGCCTATGTTGCGGATGGTTCCAGCCTTCAAATCATTGACATCAGCGGTACTGCAAGTCCGGCGATGACAGGTTCCTATAATACGCCTGGGGTCGCCGAAGCCGTCCATGTTTATGGCAGTTACGCTTATGTGGCAGATGGTATGAGCGGGCTAGCGATACTTGATGTGAGCAATCCGGCCGAACCGCTCCTGGCCGGCTCCTATGATACACCGGGTAATGCCGAAGAAATCCACGTTTCCGGCAGTTACGCTTATGTGGCGGATGGTACGCGCGGGCTAGCGATATTTGATGTGAGTAATCAAGCCGAACCGCTCCTGGCCGGCTCCTATGATACACCGGGCAATGCGAAAGGAATCCATGTTTCCGGCAGTCACGCCTATGTGGCGGATGGTACGAGTGGGCTAGAGATATTTGATGTTAGCAATCCTGCAAACCCGCTCCTGGTAGGTTCCTATGATACACCTGGTAATGCCGAAGGAATCCGCGTTTCCGGCAGTTACGCTTATGTAGCGGATGGTGATTTTGGACTACAGATTATCAATGTTAGCAATCCTGCAAACCCAACCCTTGCCGGTTCATATGACACAGCGGGGTGGACACATGGTGTTCACGTTTCCGGCAGTTATGCCTATGTGGCGGATGGTAATTCCGGTCTGCTGATTATCAATGTAAACAACCCTGCAAGTCCGGTACTGCTTTCTTTTTATAATACACCCGGGGTTGCCTATGGTGTCTTTGTATCAGGCGGTTACGCCTATGTAGCGGATGAAAACGCTTTGCTGGTAATAGATGTCGGTAACCCATCAAACCCTTATCTGTTCGGGCTATACGATACTGAAGCATGGAACGTTTATGTTGATGGAAATGATATATATATTCCAGCTCATGAATCAGGCTTACGTATAATGCGCCAAAATGCTCCTGTCACAAATGTACAGATCCTGGATTCAACAACAATTACCGCTACTTTTCCAGCGTCACTTCCCGATGGCCCCTATCATATTTTGATAACTAATCCGGCAGGTGAAGAGGGAACGCTACATAATGGTTTCCATGCAGTGGGACTTTCCTCCGTCAATGCAGATATCAAGGCCAACGATTCAGATGGCCCGCTTCTTATCAACGAGGGTGACATGCTCAATATAACCCTTTTTCTCAACTCGGGTGAGGTGGCTGGATATGAAGCGGACTGGTGGGTCTATGCTGAAACGAACACAATTGGAACCTACTGGTTCCAAAACGGCTCAGGCTGGATAAGCTCTGATACTCCTCTCCCCGCTTATCAGGGACAGGTTGCTCCGCTTACAAACTATAAGGTACTGGAGTTATCCACTTTACCTGCCGGTGACTATAATTTCTACTTTGAGATGGATAAGAGAAACGGTGTTAAAGAGGGAACAGTGAATGATGTAGTGAAAGTTACGATTCAGTAGCTTTGGTAAGCTTTGAAATAATTAATATTCGTCGTTATAAGGAGGAAGAAATAAATGGACAGTGAAACATCGGGAAAGGTTGATCAGGAGGAGCGAAAAGCAGATGGCAGGTTATGGGCGGCGATCTTAGCCATTTTTATCTTTATATTCGGAATATCATTACCCGCTTATGCCGCAATGCCTGCTGTGACATTGCTTACACCGGAACGTAGTTTTAACAATGCATCAGCAGTGGTTGTGATAACAGGAGAAAACTTTGAACCGGGGGTCAGAGTGAGTCTTTTGAATGGAGGACCCTTCCATGTGGGGGCTTATGACCTGACTGAATCCTGGGGAGTTCATGCGTCCGGCAGTTACGCCTACGTGGCTGACGGTTATAATGGTCTTCAGATAGTAGATATAAGTAATCCTTCCACACCCATACTGACCGGTACCTATGATACACCGGGACATGCCTCTAGTGTACAACTCTCCGGGCGTTACGCCTATGTGGCTGATGGGGATAATGGCCTTCAGATTATTGATGTAGGTAATCCTTCTGCGCCCACACTGGCCGGCTCCCATGATACACCGGGATACGCCTTTGATGTAGCCATATTCGGGAGTTACGCCTATGTGGCTGATGATACATATGGTCTTCAGATTATAGATATTAGCAACTCTTCGAGCCCGGTTCAGGCTGCTTCCTATGATACACCGGGATATGCTGCTGATGTTTATATTTCCGGCAACTATGCCTATATAGGTGATGGTAATAGTTTGCAGATAATAGACGTACGTAATCCCGTAAATCCTGTTTTTGCCGGTTCCAATAATGCAGTTAACTGGACCACTGATATCTACATTTCAGGTGAATATGCCTATGTGACGGATAGTAATTTCATGTTAAAAATTTTTCATGTAAGTAATCCAGCTAGTCCGGTCTTAACAGCCTCCTACGAAATGAAGAATAATGTTTATGGTGTTTATGTTTCCGGCAATTATGCCTATGTGGCTAATGGTGGCGGCGGTCTTAAAATAATAGATATAAGTAATCCTTCGGCTCCCATCCTGGCGGGTTCTCATGATACACCGGGGGAGGGATTGAGTGTCTATATTTCAGGTGATTATGCCTATGTGGCTGACTGGAATATGGGTCTTCAGGTAATCAATGTAAGTAATCCGGTAAGTCCGGCATTTTCCGGTTTTTACGATGCGCCGGAGAAATCCATTTGTGTCAATATTTCAGGCGCTCATGGTTACATACTGGATTACTTTGGAAAACTCTGGATAATCGATGTAAGTAATCCTTTAAATCCGGTTACTGCCGGCTCCTACAGCATACAGAAATGGGCAGAAGATCTCTACATTTCCGGCAATTATGTTTATATAGCTAATGGAAATGGTCTTGAAATAATTGATGTAAGTAATCCGGTCAGTCCGGTTCTTGTTAGCGTCTATAATACCCCGTGGAGGGCCACCGGCGTCTACGTTTCCAGTGGTTACGCTTATTTAGCTGGCGCGAGTGGTTTTGAGATTATTGATGTAAGTAATCCGCTGAGTCCCGTGCCGGCGGGTTCTAACAATGAACTGGGTTCAACAAATGATGTTTATGTTTCTGGTAATTATGCTTATTTGGCTAATAGGGATTTAGGGCTCCAGATTATTGATGTTAGTAATCCGGCTAGTCCGGTCTTGACGGGTTCTTATCTTATGCCAAGCGATAGCCATGACGTTTATGTTTCCGGCATTTACGCCTATGTGGCTAATGATAATAGCGGCCTTCAGATTATTGATGTGAGCAATCCTGTAAATCCGGCTCTTGTCAGCGCCTATGACACACCGGGAAAAGCAATCGGGATCTATGTCACCGCCAGTCATGCCTACGTTGCGGATGAGAATGCAGGCCTTCATATAATAGATGCGAGTAATCCTGTAAATCCGGTTTTGCTTGGTTCCTTTGACACGCCTGGAGAGGCTGAAAGTGTTTACTATTCGGGTGGTTACATTTTTTTAGCGGATGGATATGAGGGCTTAAAGATTATAGAACCAAATAATCCCGTAACAAACGTAGAGGTTCTGGATTCAACGACAATTACCGCTACTTTTCCAGCATCACTGCCCGACGGTCCCTATCATGTCCTGATTACTAATCCCGCAGGAGAGGAAGGAAAACTGCATAATGGTTTCCATGCAGAGGGACTTTCCTCTGTTAATCCCGACGTCAAGGCCAACGGTTCAGATGGCCCGCTTCTTATTAACGAGGGAGACATGCTCAGCGTAACTGTTTCGCTGGATCCTGGAGAGGTAACGGACTTTGATGCGGACTGGTGGATTTATGGGGTAAAGAGCGCTATTAAAACGTACTGGTTCCAGGTCGGTTCAGGCTGGATGAAATCTGATAAGCCTCTCCCCGCCTATCAGGGGCCGGTTGCTACACTTACAAACTATAAGGTACTGGAGTTATCCACTTTACCTGCCGGTGACTATGATTTCTACTTTGAGATGGATGGCAGAAACAGTGTTAAAGAAGGCACCGTCGGTGATACAGTGAATGTTACAATTCAGTAGATTTGTGTAACTTTAGAAAGGTCATTAAAGCATTAATTAAAAGGAGAAAAGAACAATGGGCAATAAAAAATCAGGAAAAATTTATCAAAGGACGGGGAAAGCAGATAGTAAAGTATTGGCAGCAATTGTGTCTATATTCCTTTTAATATTTGCTATATCCTCATCGGCATATTCGGCAACACCGGTTATAAACTCGGTTACGCCGGACAGCGGTTTTAACAATATGCCAACGCCCGCTACGATAGGCGGAAGTAACTTTGAGACGGGAGCCAGGGTGAGCCTTCTTAATGGCGGGCCTTTTAATGTTTCTTCCTACCAAACGAGAGGGGATGCGCAATCCATACATATTGCAGGCAGCTATGCCTATGTGGCGCAATATAACGACGGTTTTCAGATTATTGACATTAGTGATCCTCAAAATCCCGGATTGGTTGGTTCTTATGATACATCCGTACCTAATGAGTCTTCCCAGGCTATTCAAGTGGTTGGAAATTATGCCTATGTGGCATCTGCAAGAGCCGGTCTTAACATTGTTGATATCAGCACTCCTGAAATGCCTTCATTTGTCAGTAATTTTCCACTAACTCTTGGAAACGCTATGGATATCAGAGTTTCCGGCAATCATGCCTATTTAGCAGCTGGAGTGGATGGGCTCATAATTATCGATGTAAGCGATCCTTTACTGCCTGTTGAAGCTGCTATTTATAAAAATGGATACGGCGTTACCAAGAGTATCGATATTTCAGGAACAGATGCCTATATAACAATGTTGCAAGGAGCCGGTGGCTTCAGAATTATTGATATAACGAATCCGGAGGCGCCTGTTTTAAAAGGTTCTTATAACTCAGGCGAATTTAATGATATACATGTTTCAGGTAATTACGCCTATCTGGTTAGCAGGGGGACCCTTCGGATTGTAGATATAAGTGATCCGGTAAATCCTTTACATGTAAGCATTAAGAACATAGGTGGATATTCCAATAGAATTTATATATCCGGTAATTACGCTTATGTTGCGAATTCATATTTAGGCAACCTGATTATCGATATAAGTAATCCTGAAAGTCCGGAGTTGATTGGATATTATCATTCTTATGATGATTCACGTGATCTTTATGTTTCGGGTTCATTAGCTTATGTGGCCGCCAGCAATTCAGGTCTTCAGGTCATAGATGTGAGTAATCCGGTTAATCCCGCATTGGCTGGATATTATTCTTCATCGGGAAATGCCAAAGGCCTTCATCTTTCCGGAACATATGCCTACCTTACGACAGGTGGGTCGCGCAGTCTCCAGATTATTGATGTATCTGATTCCGATAACCCCGCACTGCTAAGTTCTTCTGCTTTAGGAGATACTGCCTATGATGTATACGTGCAGGGTAATTACGCTTATGTAGCAGATGGCCTGGCAGGGCTTCAGATCATTAATGTGAGCAATCCTGCCAGTCCGGGTGCGCCTGTTACTGTAGATACTTCCGGAACGACTGTCAGCGTTTACGTGCAAGGTGGATACGCATACGTGGCAGATAGTTGGGCGGGACTTGCCGTCATCGACGTAAGCGATCCCACAAATCCGGCAGCGCCTGTTACCTTAAGCACACCTGCTGAAGCGAAGAGTGTTTTTGTGTCAGGGACCTATGCTTACGTAGCTGGTGGAGATTATGGCCTGATGATTGTTGACATTAGCAATCCATTAAGTCCCCAAATTGTGACGTCTTATGATACGGCCGGTCTTGCTTATGACGTCCAGGTATCAGGCAGTTACGCTTATGTGGCTGATGGATATGAGGGGCTTAAAATTATCGATGTAAGCAACCCTGCAAGCCCATTTTTAGCAGCTTCCTACGATACGCCGGGTCATGCATGGGCTGTTTTTCTTTCGGGGAACAATGTCTATGTGGCTGACAAAAACTCTGTATTGGTTCTGGATATTAATACGCCATTGAAACCTGTTCTTGTAGGTTCCTACAACACTAATACAGTCGATGTTTATGCTGCCAATAATAACATCTACCTTTCCAATGGACATAATATTACAAATTATAATGGAGGAGGAGGACTGCAAATCATTAAGGAAAATAAAGCTGTAACAAATGTACTGCTTCAGGATTCGACAACAATTGATGCTACTTTTCCAGACTCACTCGCTGAAGGCCCATATCATGTTCTGGTCACCAACCCGGCTGGTGAAGAGGGCAGACTGAATAACGGTTTCAATGCTGTCGGGCTTTCTACCGTCATTGCCGATATAAAGGCAAACGCTTCCGATGGCCCGCTTGTTCTCAACTCTGGCGACCTCTTAAGTCTAACCATTTCTCTTGATCCGGTTACAGCAGCCGGATATGACGTGGACTGGTGGGTATACGCTATATCGCCTGGAATGGGTACCTATTGGTACCAGATCGGTTCAGGGTGGGCGCCATCAGTAACACCTGTTCCTGCATACCAGGGGCCACTTGCTGCCATTACTGACCGTAACGTTCTAAACTCATCCACATTACCTGCAGATGACTACACTTTCTATTTTGAAGTGGATAAGAGGAATGGTGTAAAAGAAGGAACTGTTTCCGACAGGGTGAATGTCACAATTCAGTGATAAAAGAATGAATTTTTTTAATTCTGTCTGGCAAGGCAAGCAACACTAATCCTGTAGAGACGCCCCGGTGGGGCGTCTCTTATTTTAAAATATAATATATGGAGAAAAATATGATGGAAAGTCATTATGCAGGTAAAACGAGTAGATTCGATCTAAATTGTTTTCATTTAATTATAATATTTTTTGCGCTCTGCTTTATGCCGGAAACATCCCGGGCAGCCATGTCATTTGATCATTTTACCAGCTACGAAGAAGGTTCATCCCCTGCCGGTGTATTGCTTGAAGACTTTAACAAAGACAGTATACCTGAGATGGCTGTTACCAATCTTTTTAATCAATCTATTTCCATACGATTAGGAAGTGGGACTGGCGCATTTCAGTTGGCAACTCACTATTTTTCCGGAGTTTATCCCTTGATGATTATATCTGAGGATTTTAATAATGATGACAAATTAGATATTGTGACAACAAATGATGATAATACCTTTACCCTGATTGCTGGAAATGGTGATGGTACTTTTTTACCGGGTATAACAGGAGGGAATACCGGTGAAGGACCCATATCGATTGCAACGGCCGACTTTAATAGTGATGAAGAACTGGATATTATAACGGCAAATAAGGCTTCTTCCACAGTACCGGTCTCCCTTTATTTGGGTAACGGTGATGGAACTTTTACTGCTTCATCCTTTCCGTATCATAGAGATATGCCCACTTCCGTAGATACGGCTGATTTTAATAATGATGGCAAGGCTGATCTGGCAATCACGTATCCCTATGCCGGTCATATTGCTGTCTTTCTTGGAAATGGTGATGGTACGTTCAACCTCGTATCAACAAATCTTGGCGGTTACTCCTTGTATGGCAACGGGCTTTCTGTGGAAGATATTAACTTCGATGGAGTTCATGATATAGTTACTGTACCCAGTTTTGGAAAAGGTATTGTTTTACTTGGCAATGGAGATGGTACTTTTCTTAAGGTAAACTGGAATGCCCGGAGTACGGAAGAATACACATCTATGGTTATATCTGACTTTGATTGTGATGGCAAACATGATATGGCCCTGGCGGGGTTCGATTTTAATGATTTAATAAGAAGACTTTATATTTATCAAGGGAATGGCGACGGTACTTTTCAGGAGAGTATTAATTACGTTACACCAATGATTAACATTTTTGTACTTAATGAATCTTCAATTGATGCGGAAGATCTTAACGGTGACGGGAAGAACGACATAGCCATAAAAAACTCAATGGGAGACAGAGTTAATATTTATCTCAATAGGACTTCCCCGCCTTCCGGACTCTGCTCTGTTATTCCTGATATCAAGGCAAATGCTTCAGACGGACCGCTTACTATTAACCAGGGTGACTTGCTCAACGTAAGTCTTTCCCTCGATCCGGGGACAGCAGCCGGTTTTGATGCAGACTGGTGGGTTTATGCATTGTCGCCGACAAGTGGGACCTATTGGTTTAAGCTTGGTTCAAGCTGGATAGCATCGGAGACACCCATTCTCGCCAATCAGGGCCCGCTTTCTGTGATAACAGACCTTACAGTGCTGGAAATGTCTGGCTTACCTGCAGGTAACTATGAATTTTACTTTGAGGTTGATGAGAGAAATGGTATCAAGGAAGGGGCCAGAACCGACGGGGTAAATGTAACTATTCAGTAGAAGGATAATATTTTACCGGGGCAGAATTTCCAGCGGAAATTCTGCCTTTTTATTGCTTGATTCTTTACAGCTCACTACCCAAAATAAGCTCTTCCTTCCATGCAGCTACTTTTTACTTTAACTACCGGCAGTGTTACTATCCTTATCCGATTCAAAGCTTCCTCACTTTAAAATAGTGGATTTGCCCACTTTATTATCATAATAGTTCTTCACCTCCATCATATGTGCCGCAATTCCATAATCATGGCAGGATAGGCAGCTCTCTTGGACCTCCTCATAGATAAAATCAAAATCCATTATTTTGTCCAGACTCCTTAGTTTAGAAAAATGCATAAAATAGCGTTAAAAAAATTATAAATATCGCAACCTTTTGTCAGGTTGAAGCGTTTAAGTGTTATCAACAAAATGTATGGAAAGAGTTTATTGTTATGTTAAGGGTATTCATCCTCACATCCTGATTCGAATGGGAGAGAGTTCTAAAACAACAACCTTGCAGTAAGCTGAGTGGATCCTGGGCTATAAACAGAATAATATACTCACTGTATTTCCAATAATCAGCACAAATCTCACTTTATAAGCAAATTATCAGGAGAAGGAGAAATAAAGATGAAAAAAGAGGTATTGAAAAAGATTTATCAAAGAAACTGTAAAAATAATTTTCGTTTATTGATTGGAACTCTTGCATTTTGTATTTTTATATGCGAAACAGCGCTTCCCGCCTTTTCATTAACACCTGTAGTGACCTCGGTTACACCGGACAGGGGCTTCAATAATAGCTCAACAGCAGTTACGATAAGGGGTGAAAACTTTGAAGCCGGGGCTCGTGTAAGCCTTTTGTATGGCGATGGCGGGTATTATTCCTTTGGTTCTTATACGGGGATTGCTGTTGGATCTGTTCATCTTTCCGGCAGCTACGCCTATTCAATCAGCAATGGGACTAGCTATACTGATGAACTTGTGGTTTTTGATGTAAATGATCCTTCAAGTCCGCGTTGGTTCTCTTCATATAGTACATCAGAATATGCATGGGATGTTTACGTCTCCGGCAATTACGCCTATGTGACTGATTACTACTCTGGCCTTCAGATCATAGATGTGAGCAATCCGGGAAAACCGGCTTGGCTTTCTTCTCTTAACGAACCTGGCTTAGCTTATGGAATCCATGTTTCCGGCAATTACGCCTATATGGGGAGATTAAATGGTTTTCAGGTTGTAGATGTGAGTAATCCTTCAAATCCCGTTTCGGTCTCACCCTGTTGTGCAGGGCAAACCATTAATGTCCACACTTCAGGCCGTTACGCCTATGCAGCAGATGGCGATCTTCAGATAATTGATGTGAGCAATCCCGAAGAACCGGTTTTAATCCAGACATATTTTACACCAAGCTTCGGATGGGATGTCTACGTTTCCGGCAATTATGCCTATGTGGCGGATGGTGAGGCCGGTCTTCTGATTATAGATGTGACTGATCCTGTAAATCCGGTCCAGTCCGGCTTCTATAACACACCGGGGTGGGCCTTTGGAGTCCACATATCCGGCAATTACGCCTACGTGGCCGATAGCAAAAGCGGTCTTCAGATCATAGATGTGAGCAATCCAGCCAGACCGTTCTTGTTTGCTTCCTATGATACACCGGGGTCTGCCAATGATGTCGATGTCTCCGGAAGTTACATCTATTTGTCCGATCGTAGTGGTGGTTTACGTATCTTCCCCCTTAATGACCCTGTAACAAGCGTACAGGTTTCCAATTCAACCACCATAACAGCTACGTTCCCTGCATCATTGCCTGAAGGGCCATATCATATTCTGATCACCAACCCGGCTGGTGAAGAGGGCAGACTGAATAACGGTTTCAATGCTGTCGGGCTTTCTACCGTCATTGCCGATATAAAAGCAAATGCTTCCGATGGCCCGCTTGTTCTCAACTCTGGTGACCCCTTAAGTCTAACCGTTTCTCTTGATCCGGTTGCGGCAGCCGGATATGACGTGGACTGGTGGGTATACGCTATATCGCCTGGAATGGGTACCTATTGGTACCAGATCGGTTCAGGGTGGGCGCCATCAGTAACACCTGTTCCTGCATACCAGGGGCCACTTGCTGCCATTACTGACCGTAACGTTCTAAACTCATCCACATTACCTGCAGATGACTACACTTTCTATTTTGAAGTGGATAAGAGGAATGGTGTAAAAGAAGGAACTGTTTCCGACAGGGTGAATGTCACAATTCAGTGATAAAAGCAGGAATGTTTTTTTATTCCGCCTGGCAAGGCAAGGCAAGGCAAGCAATAATAATCCTGTAGAGACGCCCCGGTGGGGCGTCTCTAATATAAAGATGGCAGGTAGCTCAAAGAAAAAAAGTAAGGGTATGGACACACGCGAGAGGCGGCATGGAATCATTTTTGATAGTTGATGACGATGCCAGGCTGTGGGCAATTTATAAATC is from Deltaproteobacteria bacterium and encodes:
- a CDS encoding IPT/TIG domain-containing protein → MGFVKKGRNFQVKWHKDSNLAVKIAATLLFTFGMSMPVYSATPVISSVTPDRGFNNISTPVTIDGSNFEPGARVSLLSGGPYPLGSYTESSALKVHVSGTYAYVAGGSAATLDILDVSNPENPLWVASYTTPGYTWDVYVSGSYAYVTYDEGLDIIDVSNPANPLWVASHDIQALAHGIHISGSYAYVVYGSGLDIIDVSNPASPVLTGSQTTSGYSWDVYVTGNYAYVAEPGFGLEIIDVNNPASPVLTGSLYTPGNSYGVHVAGSYTYLADGENGLQIIDVSNPGNPVLTGSHNTPGYAWDVYVSGIYAYVADDVRGLQIFDVSNPASPVLASSYNTPSSAFGVQTLGSIAYVADGSSLQIIDISGTASPAMTGSYNTPGVAEAVHVYGSYAYVADGMSGLAILDVSNPAEPLLAGSYDTPGNAEEIHVSGSYAYVADGTRGLAIFDVSNQAEPLLAGSYDTPGNAKGIHVSGSHAYVADGTSGLEIFDVSNPANPLLVGSYDTPGNAEGIRVSGSYAYVADGDFGLQIINVSNPANPTLAGSYDTAGWTHGVHVSGSYAYVADGNSGLLIINVNNPASPVLLSFYNTPGVAYGVFVSGGYAYVADENALLVIDVGNPSNPYLFGLYDTEAWNVYVDGNDIYIPAHESGLRIMRQNAPVTNVQILDSTTITATFPASLPDGPYHILITNPAGEEGTLHNGFHAVGLSSVNADIKANDSDGPLLINEGDMLNITLFLNSGEVAGYEADWWVYAETNTIGTYWFQNGSGWISSDTPLPAYQGQVAPLTNYKVLELSTLPAGDYNFYFEMDKRNGVKEGTVNDVVKVTIQ
- a CDS encoding VCBS repeat-containing protein, producing the protein MMESHYAGKTSRFDLNCFHLIIIFFALCFMPETSRAAMSFDHFTSYEEGSSPAGVLLEDFNKDSIPEMAVTNLFNQSISIRLGSGTGAFQLATHYFSGVYPLMIISEDFNNDDKLDIVTTNDDNTFTLIAGNGDGTFLPGITGGNTGEGPISIATADFNSDEELDIITANKASSTVPVSLYLGNGDGTFTASSFPYHRDMPTSVDTADFNNDGKADLAITYPYAGHIAVFLGNGDGTFNLVSTNLGGYSLYGNGLSVEDINFDGVHDIVTVPSFGKGIVLLGNGDGTFLKVNWNARSTEEYTSMVISDFDCDGKHDMALAGFDFNDLIRRLYIYQGNGDGTFQESINYVTPMINIFVLNESSIDAEDLNGDGKNDIAIKNSMGDRVNIYLNRTSPPSGLCSVIPDIKANASDGPLTINQGDLLNVSLSLDPGTAAGFDADWWVYALSPTSGTYWFKLGSSWIASETPILANQGPLSVITDLTVLEMSGLPAGNYEFYFEVDERNGIKEGARTDGVNVTIQ